The Rhodothermales bacterium genome includes a region encoding these proteins:
- a CDS encoding T9SS type A sorting domain-containing protein, giving the protein YDLASLVSVEGTLPSATQGVRIDAAYPNPFSTTTSVSVTIATPGELRVEVFDLLGRVVDSVHPVTLTPGSHVLNWNRGGLPSGLYIMRVSTGAGATAERMVMAR; this is encoded by the coding sequence TCTACGATCTGGCAAGCCTTGTCAGTGTTGAAGGGACGCTGCCCTCTGCGACGCAAGGAGTCCGGATCGACGCGGCCTATCCAAATCCATTTAGCACGACAACGTCCGTCTCCGTAACGATTGCCACCCCGGGCGAACTCCGGGTCGAGGTTTTTGACCTCCTCGGACGGGTCGTAGACTCGGTACACCCGGTTACTCTGACACCAGGGTCACATGTGTTGAACTGGAACCGCGGAGGTCTTCCGAGCGGACTATACATCATGCGAGTCTCCACCGGGGCGGGTGCTACGGCAGAGAGAATGGTT